A stretch of the Pseudomonas sp. ACM7 genome encodes the following:
- a CDS encoding DeoR/GlpR family DNA-binding transcription regulator: MMSKRNTPQRRHNILALLNEQGEVSVDGLAKRFETSEVTIRKDLAALETNGLLLRRYGGAITLPQELVADLGQPVSKYKQAIACAAVTRIREHARIIIDSGSTTAAMIPELGQQPGLVVMTNSLHVANALSELEHEPVLLMTGGTWDPHSESFQGQVAEQVLRSYDFDQLFIGADGIDLVRGTTTFNELLGLSRVMAEVAREVVVMVEADKIGRKIPNLELPWSSVHTLITDDRLPLEARDQIQARGINLILAAVSQET, translated from the coding sequence ATCATGTCGAAACGCAATACACCTCAGCGCCGTCACAACATCCTTGCCTTGCTCAATGAGCAGGGCGAAGTCAGTGTAGATGGGCTGGCCAAGCGCTTCGAAACGTCGGAAGTTACTATCCGCAAGGATCTCGCGGCGCTTGAGACCAATGGTTTGCTGCTGCGCCGTTATGGCGGAGCGATTACCCTGCCTCAAGAGCTGGTGGCCGACCTTGGTCAACCGGTGTCCAAATACAAGCAGGCCATCGCCTGCGCTGCCGTCACACGGATTCGTGAGCATGCGCGAATCATCATCGACAGCGGCAGCACCACGGCGGCGATGATTCCGGAGCTCGGCCAGCAGCCGGGCCTGGTCGTGATGACCAACTCCCTGCATGTTGCCAATGCCTTGAGCGAGCTTGAGCATGAGCCGGTACTGTTGATGACCGGCGGCACCTGGGACCCGCATTCCGAATCCTTTCAGGGGCAGGTGGCCGAGCAGGTACTACGCTCTTACGATTTCGACCAGTTGTTCATCGGTGCCGACGGCATCGACCTAGTTCGCGGTACCACCACCTTCAACGAACTGCTGGGACTGAGCCGGGTCATGGCTGAAGTCGCCCGGGAAGTGGTTGTCATGGTGGAGGCCGACAAGATCGGCCGCAAGATTCCCAACCTGGAACTGCCCTGGAGCAGCGTCCATACCCTTATTACCGATGATCGCCTGCCGCTTGAGGCACGGGATCAGATTCAGGCTCGCGGAATCAACTTGATCCTCGCGGCTGTCAGTCAGGAGACATAG